The following is a genomic window from Janibacter sp. DB-40.
GACGCTCAAGGCGATCCTCGGTCTGGCCCCGCGCACGGGCACGATCACCCTGGACGGCCGGCCCATCCAGAACCGCGCGACGACGAAGATCGTGCGCGACGGCGTGGGATACGTCCCCGAGGACCGAGAGGTCTTCGGCGGGCTGACCGTCGAGGAGAACCTGCGCCTCGTCGAGCCCGACCTGGGCACCGATGCACCCATCGTCCAGCGGCTCTTCCCCGACCTGGTCACCCGGCGCGCCCAGCGCGCCGGCACGCTGTCCGGCGGGCAGCAGCAGATGGTCTCGCTCGCGCGGGTCCTGCTGCGCGAGAACCGGCTGCTGCTCATCGACGAGCCGACGAAGGGACTGGCGCCCAAGCTGGTCACCGAGGTCGCCGACGTGCTCACCGAGGTGGCCCGGACGGCACCGGTCCTCCTCGTCGAGCAGAACCTCCCCCTCGTGCGCCGGATCGCCGACACCGTCGTCGTCATCGATGCCGGACGGGTCGTGCACACCGGCTCCGCCGCCGAGCTCGTCAACGACCAGGAGCTGACCCGCGAGCTGCTCGGGGTCTCCATGCGACGGGGGGCGGCGGCATGAGCGAGTTCACCCTCATCCTCGCGACCGGGCTCGGTCTGGGCGCGCTCTACTTCCTCGCGGCCAGCGGCCTGAGCCTCATCTACGGGCTCATGGGCGTGCTGAACTTCGCCCACAGCGCCTTCATGATGGCCGGCTCGTACGCCGGCTGGGAGGTCATGCGACGACTGCCGGACAGCATGTCGGTCACCCTCCAGCTGCTCGTGGCCGTCCTCGTGGCACTGGTGGTCGGGGCCGTGATCGGGCTGGTGGTCGAAGTGGCCCTGATCCGGCCGCTCTACAAGCACCACATCCAGCAGGTGCTCGTGACCGTCGGGCTCTCCCTCGCCGCGGTCGCCGTGGCGCAGGCCGTGTGGAGCGCCGACCCCAAGCCCATGGAGACCCCGGGATGGATGTCGACCACGACCGAGCTCGGCGGTGCGCTCCTGCCCAACGACCGTCTCGTCTTCGTGGCCGTGGCCCTGGCGCTCTTCGTCGGGCTCCTCGCGCTGCTGCGCTACACCCGACTGGGCCTGATCATCCGGGCCGGCGTGGAGAACCGCACCATGGTCGAGGCGCTCGGGATCAACGTGCGCAGCACCTTCACCATCGTCTTCGCCATGGGCGGTGCGGCGGCAGCGCTGGCCGGCCTCCTGTACTCGCAGTACGTGGGAGCGGTCTCACCCGCCCAGGGCGGCTCCCTGCTGATCTACGCCTTCATCGTCGTCGTCATCGGCGGGATGGGCTCCCTCGTGGGCACCGCCGTGGCCGCGGTGGCGGTGGGCCTGGTGCAGCAGATGGCCAACTACTACGCGGTGAGCGGAGCCGGAGACCTCTCGGTCGTCCTGCTGCTCGCGATCGTCCTGCTCCTTCGCCCGGCCTCGATGAAGGGTGGTCACGCATGAGCGCCAAGACCGTGCTCAAGATCCTTCCCGGCGTGGCCCTCGTGGTCGTCCTCGCCGTCCTGCCCTACCTGTCGCTGACCATCCCGGGCATCCTGCCGGGGCGGGTCAATGGCCCCGGCTCGCTGCAACTGCTGGCGGTCTGCTTCATCTTCGCCGGCTTCGCCCTGAGCTACGACGTGATCTTCGGGCGCACCGGCCTGCTCAGCTTCGGCCACGCGCTCTTCATCTCCGCGGGCAGCTACCTGCTGACGATGTCGCTGTCGACGTGGTCGCTGCCGCTGCCGCTCGCGATCCTCGTCGCCCTCGGCCTGACGACCCTGCTGGCGCTCATCGTCGGCGGGATCGCGTTGCGGGTCGGCGGGATCGCGTTCGCGATGGTGACCCTGGCCTTCGCCCAGGCCGGGTCGATCATCATCCTGCGCAACCCGAACGACCTCACCGGAGGTGAGGAGGGCCTGGTCCTCAACCGCGAGGCCATCCCGTCCATCCTCATCGGCGTGCAGAACGCGTCCTACCGCTACTGGCTCGCCCTGGGCTTCGTCGTCCTGGCGTGGGTCCTCGTGGCCCTCCTCGTGCGCTCGCGGGCCGGGCATGCCATGGCCGCGGTGCGCGAGAACGAGGCCCGGGCGGCGGTCCTGGGCTTCCCGGTCTACCGGGTGAAGCTGCTGGCCATCGTGGTCGGGGCCTTCCTCGGCGGGCTCGGCGGTGTCGTGCACGCGGTCGTCCTCGGTGGGTCGAGCCCGCACCTGGCCACGGCGGAGTTCACCCTCGCCCTGCTCGTCATGGTCGTGCTCGGTGGCGCCGGGCGGCTCTGGGGAGCCGTCGTCGGTGGCTTCGTCTACCACTACGCCGATGCCCGGCTGATCGAGCTCAGCGGTTCGTCCCTCATCGGGTCCCTGCCGGACCTCTTCGCGAGGCTGTTGGCCGAACCGCTGTTCATCCTGGGCACGTTGTTCGTGATCATCGTCTACTTCGCGCCGCAGGGGATCACCGGCCTGGCGGTCCGGGTGCTGCGGAGGGAGCGCGCATGAGCACCGAGCCGTCCTTCGTCATCGAGCTCCCGGAGGGGAGCCTGGCCATCCACGACCTCACGGTCGGGGCCGCG
Proteins encoded in this region:
- a CDS encoding ABC transporter ATP-binding protein, translated to MTDDDPTGTAPVLTVEDLHVRFGGSHILQGVDFEVPATGVTALLGRNGVGKTTTLKAILGLAPRTGTITLDGRPIQNRATTKIVRDGVGYVPEDREVFGGLTVEENLRLVEPDLGTDAPIVQRLFPDLVTRRAQRAGTLSGGQQQMVSLARVLLRENRLLLIDEPTKGLAPKLVTEVADVLTEVARTAPVLLVEQNLPLVRRIADTVVVIDAGRVVHTGSAAELVNDQELTRELLGVSMRRGAAA
- a CDS encoding branched-chain amino acid ABC transporter permease, with the translated sequence MSAKTVLKILPGVALVVVLAVLPYLSLTIPGILPGRVNGPGSLQLLAVCFIFAGFALSYDVIFGRTGLLSFGHALFISAGSYLLTMSLSTWSLPLPLAILVALGLTTLLALIVGGIALRVGGIAFAMVTLAFAQAGSIIILRNPNDLTGGEEGLVLNREAIPSILIGVQNASYRYWLALGFVVLAWVLVALLVRSRAGHAMAAVRENEARAAVLGFPVYRVKLLAIVVGAFLGGLGGVVHAVVLGGSSPHLATAEFTLALLVMVVLGGAGRLWGAVVGGFVYHYADARLIELSGSSLIGSLPDLFARLLAEPLFILGTLFVIIVYFAPQGITGLAVRVLRRERA
- a CDS encoding branched-chain amino acid ABC transporter permease yields the protein MSEFTLILATGLGLGALYFLAASGLSLIYGLMGVLNFAHSAFMMAGSYAGWEVMRRLPDSMSVTLQLLVAVLVALVVGAVIGLVVEVALIRPLYKHHIQQVLVTVGLSLAAVAVAQAVWSADPKPMETPGWMSTTTELGGALLPNDRLVFVAVALALFVGLLALLRYTRLGLIIRAGVENRTMVEALGINVRSTFTIVFAMGGAAAALAGLLYSQYVGAVSPAQGGSLLIYAFIVVVIGGMGSLVGTAVAAVAVGLVQQMANYYAVSGAGDLSVVLLLAIVLLLRPASMKGGHA